The proteins below come from a single Natranaerofaba carboxydovora genomic window:
- a CDS encoding ammonium transporter, giving the protein MDIGEVSIAVDTVWVLIATVFVFLMQAGFAMVESGFTRAKNAGNIIMKNLMDFSVGSIMYWTIGFSIMFGASVSGIFGQIDLFSRGSYEGLVDIPLYAFLIFQTVFAATAATILSGAMAERAKFIAYLIYSFFITTLIYPVAGHWIWGDGWLAGLGFHDFAGSTVVHSLGGWAALIGAMVIGPRIGKYTKDGKPNAIPGHSLTLGALGVFILWFGWFGFNPGSTLSGMAVESIAHIFVTTNLSAAFGAVVSMFVTWAKYGKPDVSIALNGALGGLVGVTAGADIVSPFGAAIIGILSGFAIVYGVEFIDRVLKIDDPVGAAGVHGICGAIGTIAVGFLATDGGLFYGGGAGLLGVQLIGVVAIAVWVMSTTFVLFKAIDATIGLRVSAAEETTGLDIEEHGIESYADFQVKGAAGSN; this is encoded by the coding sequence ATGGATATAGGTGAAGTTTCAATTGCGGTTGATACCGTATGGGTCTTAATAGCTACAGTTTTTGTATTTTTGATGCAGGCAGGATTTGCAATGGTTGAATCAGGTTTCACAAGGGCAAAAAACGCTGGTAATATTATCATGAAGAACTTAATGGATTTTTCTGTGGGATCGATTATGTACTGGACTATTGGATTTAGTATAATGTTTGGGGCAAGTGTAAGTGGGATTTTTGGGCAGATAGATCTTTTTTCAAGAGGAAGTTACGAAGGATTAGTAGATATACCATTATATGCTTTCCTAATCTTTCAAACAGTCTTTGCTGCAACTGCAGCAACTATATTATCCGGTGCAATGGCAGAAAGAGCAAAGTTTATAGCTTATTTAATATATAGTTTTTTCATTACAACTCTTATCTATCCAGTTGCAGGACACTGGATTTGGGGAGACGGCTGGCTAGCAGGACTTGGTTTTCATGACTTTGCAGGTTCAACAGTAGTTCACTCTTTGGGTGGTTGGGCAGCATTGATTGGAGCTATGGTTATTGGACCAAGGATCGGAAAATATACAAAAGATGGAAAGCCTAATGCAATACCAGGTCATAGTTTGACACTTGGGGCTTTGGGTGTGTTTATTCTCTGGTTTGGATGGTTTGGCTTTAACCCGGGATCCACCTTATCAGGTATGGCAGTTGAAAGCATAGCACATATTTTTGTTACCACTAACTTGTCAGCAGCTTTTGGTGCAGTTGTAAGTATGTTTGTTACCTGGGCTAAGTATGGTAAACCAGATGTAAGTATAGCTCTAAATGGAGCTCTTGGAGGCCTTGTTGGAGTTACGGCTGGGGCTGATATCGTTAGTCCCTTTGGAGCAGCAATTATAGGAATTCTTTCAGGATTTGCAATAGTTTATGGAGTAGAGTTCATAGATAGAGTTCTAAAAATTGATGATCCTGTAGGGGCTGCAGGTGTACACGGAATATGTGGTGCAATTGGTACAATTGCCGTAGGTTTTCTTGCCACAGATGGTGGATTATTTTACGGTGGCGGTGCTGGTCTATTAGGAGTTCAGTTAATAGGTGTTGTAGCAATAGCAGTTTGGGTCATGTCAACGACCTTTGTCTTATTCAAAGCTATAGATGCTACAATAGGGCTTAGAGTTTCTGCAGCCGAAGAAACAACTGGGCTTGACATAGAAGAACACGGTATTGAAAGTTATGCGGACTTCCAGGTAAAAGGAGCAGCAGGCAGTAATTAA
- a CDS encoding NAD+ synthase yields MKITICQLNPFIGDIKGNYEKIEKALKSDTTKSTDLMIFPELFLTGYPPKDLLEKGWFIEKINEYIEEVKRLSKNYPDLGILFGTPILSSERVGNKLYNSALLISNGKEIFRYNKKLLPTYDVFDEKRYFKEAEEIKPVTFKGHKIGINICEDMWNDYQLWTENKYQIDPIEELSKKGADLFINISASPYYLDKENLRKKIIQSHVSRHDSMFIFVNQVGGNDELIFDGQSLFINLNNYVMELPAFEENITTIDIEENKYQKMSDYSKKDTVESIKVKNLHDALLLGIEDYFKKCGFKKALIGLSGGIDSAVTCAMAKRALGRENVMAVYMPGPYSSKESWVDSEELAKKLEINFEVININEIYDTFLNSLSHIFEGTEDNVAEENIQARIRGNILMAISNKFGHLLLTTGNKSELAVGYCTLYGDMSGGLGVLSDVPKTMVYQLANYINKDKEIIPNNIINKAPSAELKPDQKDEDSLPPYDLLDNILYYHITLQSSPSEIARQLNIDLTLVKNIIKMVDKNEYKRQQAPPGLKITSKAFGSGRRMPIAAK; encoded by the coding sequence ATGAAAATTACTATTTGTCAGCTTAACCCTTTTATAGGTGATATTAAAGGAAATTATGAAAAGATAGAAAAAGCATTAAAAAGTGATACTACAAAATCAACGGATTTAATGATTTTCCCAGAGTTATTTTTAACTGGTTACCCCCCAAAAGATCTTCTGGAAAAAGGTTGGTTTATTGAAAAAATAAACGAATATATAGAAGAAGTAAAGAGATTGTCTAAAAACTACCCTGATTTAGGAATATTGTTTGGTACTCCTATACTTTCTAGCGAAAGAGTAGGAAACAAACTATATAATTCGGCATTATTAATATCAAATGGTAAGGAGATTTTTAGATATAACAAAAAGCTATTACCAACTTATGATGTATTTGATGAAAAGCGTTATTTTAAAGAAGCAGAAGAAATCAAGCCCGTAACATTTAAAGGTCATAAAATAGGTATAAATATCTGCGAAGATATGTGGAACGATTACCAGCTGTGGACGGAGAACAAGTACCAGATAGATCCTATAGAAGAACTAAGTAAAAAAGGGGCTGACTTGTTTATAAACATTTCAGCATCACCTTATTATTTAGACAAAGAAAATTTAAGAAAAAAGATAATTCAAAGCCATGTGTCAAGGCACGATTCTATGTTTATTTTTGTTAACCAGGTAGGAGGGAATGACGAGCTAATTTTTGATGGCCAAAGTCTATTTATTAATTTAAATAACTATGTGATGGAACTACCAGCCTTTGAAGAAAATATAACTACAATTGATATAGAAGAAAATAAATACCAAAAAATGTCCGATTATTCTAAGAAAGATACGGTAGAAAGCATAAAGGTTAAAAATTTACATGATGCACTGCTGCTTGGAATAGAGGATTATTTTAAAAAATGCGGTTTTAAAAAAGCTTTAATAGGTCTTTCTGGAGGGATAGATTCAGCTGTAACATGCGCTATGGCCAAAAGAGCCCTCGGCAGGGAAAATGTTATGGCAGTCTACATGCCTGGGCCTTATTCTTCAAAAGAAAGCTGGGTTGATTCTGAAGAATTAGCGAAAAAGCTAGAGATAAATTTTGAAGTGATTAATATTAATGAAATTTATGACACCTTTCTTAATTCACTCTCACATATTTTTGAAGGTACAGAAGATAATGTGGCTGAAGAAAATATTCAGGCAAGAATAAGAGGTAATATATTAATGGCTATATCTAATAAATTTGGGCATTTGCTTCTTACAACAGGTAATAAAAGTGAGCTTGCGGTAGGTTACTGTACTCTGTATGGAGATATGAGTGGGGGACTTGGAGTTCTTTCAGATGTTCCAAAAACAATGGTTTACCAACTTGCAAATTATATAAATAAGGATAAAGAAATAATCCCAAATAATATTATTAATAAAGCACCATCAGCAGAATTAAAGCCAGACCAAAAAGATGAAGACAGTCTGCCGCCTTATGATCTATTAGACAATATATTATATTATCATATAACTCTTCAAAGTTCACCTTCAGAAATAGCTAGGCAGTTAAACATAGATTTGACTTTGGTGAAAAATATTATAAAAATGGTTGATAAAAATGAATATAAAAGACAGCAAGCTCCTCCCGGGCTAAAAATTACTTCTAAAGCTTTTGGTTCGGGAAGAAGAATGCCTATTGCGGCGAAATAA
- the asnB gene encoding asparagine synthase (glutamine-hydrolyzing), producing the protein MCGFIGYVTVDNQNGLINRKILNASDMLVHRGPDSSGFYSDDYVTFAFKRLSIIDIEKGNQPLSYQNQRYWIVLNGEIYNYLELKKLLKNPELKTESDTEVVLALYSEIGDKMIEKLRGMYSFLIWDKKEKKLFGARDPFGIKPLYYLKTNNGILFSSEKKALLDLYDSKVNPVDTTTLQHYLTFQYPPEPSTIYRDIKKVPPGNSFSFCPERNDIKLSFNRYFTPSFRPNDSFLSDEKKLFDLIKEKILDSVKIHMRSDVPVGAFLSSGIDSTAIVALAKKFHPKIKTFTSGFESQFYNEADIAKETAEELGVEHYTKLVTAEEVMEDLPEIIWHMDDPVADPAAVPLYYVSKEASKHVKVVLSGEGADELFGGYNIYREPRDLSIFNNFPGPVKRSLFYLSKVLPEGTKGKDFIRRGATPLEKRYYGNARIFREDVKHRVYKRYNREISYYDITAPIYKEITAFDELAKMQYVDLKTWLSGDILVKADRMTMAHSLELRVPFLDKKVFEIASMIPPEWKVTDQTTKYALRKAVEDVIPKSILYRKKLGFPVPIRYWLKDTMYEWARDLIKESGTDYLFNKNEVLKLLNSHRKGPHDYSRKLWTIITFMIWHKNFVEGKKPIKNSKESGKIKIKK; encoded by the coding sequence ATGTGTGGTTTTATTGGTTATGTGACAGTAGATAATCAAAATGGATTAATTAATAGAAAAATATTAAATGCATCTGATATGCTAGTCCATAGAGGGCCTGACAGTTCTGGCTTTTATAGTGATGACTATGTTACTTTTGCATTTAAAAGGCTAAGTATCATCGACATTGAAAAAGGAAATCAACCTCTTTCTTATCAGAATCAAAGATATTGGATTGTTCTAAATGGAGAGATATATAACTATCTTGAATTGAAAAAATTACTAAAAAATCCAGAATTAAAAACAGAATCAGATACGGAAGTTGTCCTTGCTCTTTATAGTGAAATTGGAGATAAAATGATTGAAAAATTAAGAGGGATGTATTCTTTTTTAATCTGGGATAAAAAAGAGAAAAAACTTTTTGGAGCAAGAGACCCTTTTGGAATTAAACCCCTATATTATTTAAAGACTAATAATGGTATATTATTTTCATCAGAAAAGAAGGCTCTACTTGACCTTTATGATAGTAAAGTAAACCCAGTAGATACGACTACCCTCCAGCATTATTTAACTTTTCAATATCCTCCAGAGCCTAGCACAATATATAGAGATATTAAAAAAGTACCACCAGGAAATTCTTTTTCTTTTTGTCCTGAAAGAAATGATATAAAGCTCTCTTTTAATAGATATTTTACCCCTAGTTTTAGGCCTAATGACAGTTTTTTAAGTGATGAAAAAAAATTGTTTGACCTGATTAAAGAAAAAATTTTAGATTCAGTAAAAATACACATGAGAAGTGACGTTCCTGTGGGTGCTTTTCTTTCAAGCGGGATTGATTCAACTGCAATAGTTGCATTAGCCAAAAAATTTCATCCTAAGATAAAAACTTTTACCAGTGGATTTGAGAGCCAGTTTTATAATGAAGCTGATATTGCAAAAGAGACTGCAGAAGAATTAGGAGTGGAACACTATACAAAACTTGTCACAGCCGAAGAGGTAATGGAAGATTTGCCTGAAATAATCTGGCACATGGATGATCCGGTTGCTGATCCTGCTGCAGTTCCTTTATATTATGTAAGTAAGGAAGCTTCAAAACATGTAAAAGTTGTACTCTCAGGTGAAGGAGCAGATGAGCTTTTTGGAGGGTATAATATATACCGTGAGCCTAGAGATTTAAGTATTTTTAATAACTTTCCCGGACCTGTTAAAAGAAGCTTGTTTTATTTATCAAAGGTTTTGCCTGAAGGTACTAAGGGAAAAGATTTTATAAGAAGAGGAGCAACTCCTCTTGAAAAAAGGTACTACGGAAATGCGAGGATATTTAGAGAAGATGTAAAACATAGAGTTTATAAAAGATATAACCGGGAAATCTCTTACTATGACATAACAGCGCCTATCTATAAGGAAATAACTGCTTTTGATGAATTAGCCAAAATGCAGTACGTAGATCTGAAAACATGGCTTTCAGGTGACATACTAGTAAAAGCCGACAGAATGACTATGGCTCATTCTCTTGAACTTAGAGTACCTTTCCTTGACAAAAAGGTTTTTGAAATTGCTTCAATGATTCCGCCAGAATGGAAAGTAACTGATCAGACAACAAAGTATGCACTCAGAAAAGCTGTGGAAGATGTGATACCAAAATCAATATTATACCGGAAAAAATTAGGCTTTCCAGTACCTATAAGATATTGGCTAAAGGATACGATGTATGAATGGGCAAGAGACCTGATTAAGGAAAGTGGTACCGATTATTTGTTTAATAAAAATGAGGTATTAAAATTATTAAATTCACACCGGAAAGGTCCCCATGACTACAGCAGGAAGCTATGGACTATAATAACTTTCATGATCTGGCATAAAAATTTTGTTGAAGGAAAAAAACCAATAAAGAATAGTAAAGAGTCAGGTAAAATAAAGATAAAAAAATAA
- the asnB gene encoding asparagine synthase (glutamine-hydrolyzing), translating to MCGIVGWLYPGKDMSEEKKEIKKMTGRLMKRGPDDFNIWSNQNIAFGHTRLEVVDPEFGKQPMTKKEKDSTYTIVYNGELYNTEEIRRKLKNKGYKFNSHSDTEVLLTSYIEWEEECLEILNGIFAFAIWHERKKRLFLARDRLGVKPLFYSNKNNSFFFASEPKALLENRLIDTSVDLEGLRDVFALSPSRTPGCGIFEELDELRPAHAMICNLNKEIKMWRYWQVKSKPHNKSIKDTALDLHDLLQDTVRRQLVADVPVCTFLSGGIDSSILTAFTAEAFERDNKNALKTYSIDYENNDKYFTKNSFQPEGDMPWIRLVSETFGTKHKNKIISINELTNYLKRAVYARDMPGMADIDSSLLWFCEKVKKDATVALSGECADEIFGGYPWFYKEELMNRPYFPWMDSIKDREYLLNNKWKEKLKLEEYIRTKYNETLKETPYLDGENKAADKRREISYLNIIWFMTTLLDRKDRMSMDASLEVRVPFADHRLVEYVWNIPWEMKQKDDTEKWILRKATEDVLPHKVLYRKKNPYPKTHNPIYKNIVASWVDNEVLQDKNAPILEFMDKNNIKELVTSKGDSMKTPFFGQLMSGPQLLAHLGQVNTWLKDYNITIKK from the coding sequence ATGTGTGGTATTGTTGGCTGGCTTTATCCCGGAAAAGATATGTCAGAAGAAAAAAAAGAAATTAAAAAAATGACAGGCAGGTTAATGAAGCGGGGGCCTGATGATTTTAATATTTGGTCAAATCAAAATATCGCTTTCGGTCACACAAGGTTAGAAGTGGTTGATCCTGAGTTTGGAAAACAGCCTATGACAAAAAAAGAAAAAGATTCTACCTACACTATAGTTTATAACGGTGAGCTGTATAATACAGAGGAAATTAGAAGAAAGCTTAAAAACAAGGGCTATAAATTTAATTCCCATTCAGATACCGAAGTCCTCTTAACCTCATATATAGAATGGGAAGAAGAATGTCTTGAAATACTTAATGGTATATTTGCTTTTGCCATCTGGCATGAAAGAAAAAAGAGATTATTTTTAGCTAGAGACAGATTGGGTGTCAAGCCATTATTTTATTCTAATAAGAATAATTCCTTTTTCTTTGCATCAGAACCAAAGGCCTTATTAGAAAATAGACTGATAGATACTAGTGTTGATTTAGAAGGTTTAAGAGATGTTTTTGCCCTTAGTCCGTCTAGGACACCCGGATGTGGGATATTCGAAGAATTAGATGAATTAAGGCCCGCACACGCCATGATATGTAATCTAAATAAAGAAATTAAAATGTGGAGATATTGGCAGGTAAAAAGTAAGCCTCACAACAAAAGTATCAAAGATACCGCACTGGACTTACATGATCTCCTTCAAGATACAGTAAGAAGACAACTTGTGGCTGACGTTCCTGTATGTACATTCTTATCTGGAGGAATTGATTCTAGTATTTTAACAGCCTTTACAGCTGAGGCATTTGAAAGAGATAACAAAAACGCCTTAAAAACTTATTCAATTGATTACGAAAATAATGATAAATATTTTACAAAAAATAGTTTTCAACCAGAAGGTGATATGCCCTGGATTCGATTAGTCTCAGAAACTTTTGGTACAAAACACAAAAACAAAATAATATCAATAAATGAACTTACGAATTATCTAAAAAGAGCTGTATATGCAAGGGATATGCCAGGAATGGCAGATATTGACTCCTCTCTATTGTGGTTTTGCGAAAAGGTAAAAAAAGATGCTACAGTTGCCCTCTCTGGTGAGTGTGCCGACGAGATATTTGGCGGCTACCCCTGGTTTTATAAAGAGGAACTTATGAATAGGCCTTATTTTCCGTGGATGGATTCTATAAAAGATAGAGAATATCTTCTTAATAATAAGTGGAAAGAAAAATTAAAACTTGAGGAATATATACGTACTAAATACAACGAAACTTTAAAGGAAACACCTTATCTTGATGGAGAAAATAAAGCAGCTGATAAAAGACGTGAGATCTCATATTTGAATATAATATGGTTTATGACCACATTACTAGATAGAAAAGACCGTATGAGTATGGATGCTAGTTTAGAAGTGAGGGTTCCCTTCGCTGATCACAGGTTGGTGGAGTATGTTTGGAACATACCCTGGGAGATGAAACAAAAAGACGATACAGAAAAGTGGATTTTAAGAAAAGCCACGGAAGACGTATTACCCCACAAAGTCTTATATCGCAAAAAAAATCCTTACCCTAAGACCCATAACCCAATATACAAAAATATAGTTGCTTCCTGGGTTGATAATGAAGTACTCCAGGATAAAAACGCCCCAATTTTAGAATTCATGGACAAAAATAACATCAAAGAGCTGGTCACTTCAAAAGGAGATTCTATGAAGACGCCGTTTTTTGGTCAATTGATGAGTGGTCCTCAACTGCTTGCCCATTTGGGCCAAGTTAACACCTGGCTTAAAGATTATAATATTACTATTAAAAAATAG
- a CDS encoding glutamate synthase-related protein, whose protein sequence is MITNNFPPKYKLNINENCNKCKRCAKECSFDVFTFDETENNIVAYNKNCVACRRCVLTCPQNAIELSENKIAFNSHFNWDYKTQNDIHKQSDTGAKLLTSVGTGLSHKNIFDHLLLDACQVTNPSIDPLREPMELRTFVGRKSDNISDEIGPQLQLETPIVFAAMSFGALSLNVHKALGNAARKAGTCMNCGEGGLHPDMVEYGPNTFVQVASGRFGIDKEYLESGAAIEIKIGQGAKPGIGGHLPGEKIDKEISKTRMIPEGSDAISPAPHHDIYSIEDLENLIYLLKEVTEYKKPVGVKISAVHNAPAIATGIVRAGADFVAVDGLKGGTGATPATIRDNVGIPIELAISSIDKRLREEKIRHKASIIASGGIRSSADILKIIALGADCASIGTAALIALGCTVCESCHTNKCAWGIATQKPELTKRLDPEEGGERVYNLLRSWSLEMKELLGSLGITSIESLKGNRERLRALDLDSYTMETLGVKGAGR, encoded by the coding sequence ATGATAACAAATAATTTTCCTCCCAAGTATAAACTAAATATAAATGAAAACTGCAACAAATGTAAAAGGTGTGCCAAGGAATGCAGCTTTGATGTTTTTACTTTTGATGAAACAGAAAATAATATTGTGGCATACAATAAAAATTGTGTAGCTTGTCGGCGCTGTGTCTTAACCTGCCCACAAAATGCTATTGAACTTTCTGAAAACAAAATTGCATTTAACTCTCACTTTAATTGGGATTATAAAACTCAAAATGATATTCATAAGCAGTCAGATACTGGTGCCAAACTATTAACTTCTGTTGGAACAGGTCTTTCGCACAAAAATATTTTTGACCACTTACTACTTGATGCCTGCCAGGTAACCAATCCTTCAATTGATCCTTTGAGAGAGCCTATGGAACTTAGAACATTTGTAGGTAGAAAATCAGATAATATCTCAGATGAAATAGGGCCACAGCTGCAGCTTGAAACACCTATTGTATTTGCTGCGATGAGCTTTGGCGCATTAAGTCTCAATGTTCATAAAGCTTTAGGTAATGCTGCTAGAAAAGCCGGAACCTGTATGAACTGTGGTGAGGGTGGGCTGCATCCTGATATGGTAGAGTATGGCCCTAATACTTTTGTGCAGGTAGCTTCAGGTAGATTTGGTATTGATAAAGAATATTTAGAATCTGGTGCAGCTATAGAGATAAAAATCGGCCAGGGGGCAAAACCTGGGATTGGAGGGCATCTGCCTGGGGAAAAAATCGACAAAGAAATTTCAAAAACAAGAATGATACCTGAAGGTTCTGATGCTATTTCGCCGGCCCCTCATCATGATATCTACTCTATAGAGGACTTAGAGAATCTTATATATTTGTTAAAAGAAGTTACAGAGTATAAAAAACCTGTAGGAGTCAAAATATCAGCAGTTCATAATGCACCGGCAATAGCAACAGGAATAGTAAGAGCAGGTGCCGACTTTGTCGCAGTTGATGGTCTAAAAGGTGGAACAGGTGCAACACCTGCTACTATAAGAGATAATGTAGGAATACCAATAGAACTGGCCATATCAAGCATTGACAAACGATTAAGGGAAGAGAAAATTAGACATAAAGCTTCTATAATAGCGTCAGGAGGTATTAGATCAAGTGCTGATATTTTGAAAATAATAGCACTTGGTGCTGATTGTGCTAGCATTGGTACCGCAGCTCTGATTGCCCTTGGTTGTACTGTATGTGAAAGCTGTCATACTAATAAGTGTGCCTGGGGGATAGCAACTCAAAAACCAGAACTTACTAAGCGTTTAGATCCTGAAGAAGGTGGCGAAAGAGTCTATAATTTACTACGAAGTTGGAGCCTTGAGATGAAAGAACTTCTTGGATCTTTGGGAATCACCTCAATTGAAAGTCTTAAAGGCAATAGAGAGAGGCTTAGAGCATTGGATTTGGACAGTTATACCATGGAAACCCTTGGTGTAAAAGGGGCTGGGAGGTGA
- a CDS encoding class II glutamine amidotransferase: MVLEFYQKVPSGCAIAGIMNTEAMSFSGNKIMDCIEVMHDRSNGLGGGFASYGIYPDLKDCYAFHLIYDDEPSRVETEQFLRKYFVMVGGETIPTRNTAKIRTSPMLWRYFLKPMEHLVEEIDEEEFVVRRVMEINTGIKGAFVSSSGKNMGVFKGVGYPEDIGEFFMLEEYHGYLWTAHGRFPTNTSAWWGGAHPFSLLDWSVVHNGEISSYGTNARYLDTQGYPCTLETDTEVITYAVDLLMRKHSLSLKDMASVLAAPFWDKIDNMEPSVKEHLTKLRIIYKDLLLNGPFGVIIANTDMMIGLTDRIKLRPLIAAQKDNWYYISTEEAAIRKIEPKPEEYTYSHAGKPLYATLKNKDKKGDKGTKISQGARLKGELNDDNK, from the coding sequence ATAGTATTGGAATTTTATCAGAAAGTCCCATCAGGTTGCGCTATAGCTGGTATTATGAATACTGAAGCAATGTCTTTTTCAGGTAACAAAATTATGGATTGTATAGAAGTGATGCATGATCGTTCTAATGGACTAGGTGGAGGTTTTGCTAGTTATGGCATATATCCTGATCTAAAAGATTGTTATGCTTTTCATCTAATTTATGATGATGAGCCAAGTAGGGTTGAAACCGAACAGTTTCTGAGGAAATATTTTGTAATGGTTGGTGGAGAGACAATTCCTACAAGAAATACCGCTAAAATAAGAACATCTCCAATGTTGTGGCGTTATTTTCTAAAGCCGATGGAGCACTTAGTTGAGGAAATAGATGAAGAAGAATTTGTAGTTAGACGTGTCATGGAAATTAACACGGGTATTAAAGGAGCTTTTGTTTCTTCTTCAGGTAAGAATATGGGAGTTTTTAAAGGGGTGGGTTATCCCGAAGATATAGGTGAGTTTTTTATGCTTGAGGAGTATCATGGTTATTTATGGACGGCTCATGGTCGATTCCCTACAAATACTTCTGCCTGGTGGGGTGGTGCTCATCCTTTTAGTTTACTTGATTGGAGTGTTGTCCACAATGGTGAGATATCATCTTATGGAACGAATGCTAGATATCTAGATACTCAAGGTTATCCCTGTACGTTAGAGACAGACACTGAGGTTATAACTTATGCAGTTGATTTATTGATGCGTAAGCATTCTTTATCCTTAAAAGATATGGCTTCAGTCCTTGCTGCACCATTTTGGGATAAAATTGATAATATGGAGCCTTCAGTAAAAGAACATCTAACTAAACTTAGGATAATCTATAAAGATCTTTTATTAAATGGCCCTTTTGGAGTTATTATTGCAAATACTGATATGATGATTGGTCTAACAGATAGAATCAAATTACGTCCCTTAATAGCAGCCCAGAAAGACAATTGGTATTATATTTCCACTGAAGAGGCAGCTATTAGAAAAATTGAACCAAAACCAGAAGAATATACTTATTCTCATGCAGGTAAGCCGCTATATGCTACTCTAAAAAATAAAGATAAAAAAGGTGATAAAGGCACAAAAATATCTCAGGGTGCTAGACTGAAAGGGGAGCTAAATGATGATAACAAATAA
- the glnA gene encoding type I glutamate--ammonia ligase: MDINEIKKLVDEKNVKFIRLQFTDITGVLKNIAITPEQLDKALEGELMFDGSSIEGFVRIEESDMYLRPDPNTFVLFPWRSTEGTAVARMICDVYTPDGKPFIGCPRSNLQKIIDEAKEMGYTMNVGPEAEFFLFNTSSEGKPTLDTHDQAGYFDLAPVDHGEDARRDMVITLQDLGFEIEASHHEVAPGQHEIDFKYDDALSTADNIMTFKYVVRAIAKRHGLHATFMPKPIFGINGSGMHANMSLFKDGENAFFDPNGENQLSDECRYFIGGLIKHAKAIAAITNPTVNSYKRLVPGYEAPVYIAWSEKNRSPLIRIPAKRDVSTRVEMRNPDPSCNPYLATAVMLKAGLEGIKNKIVPPAPTIENIYEMDKAEMEKRGISQLPTNLKEAIEALSEDEVIKDALGPHVYERFVEAKMLEWEDYSITVHPWEIDQYLTKF; encoded by the coding sequence ATGGATATTAATGAAATCAAAAAATTAGTTGATGAGAAAAACGTTAAATTTATCCGACTTCAGTTTACGGACATAACAGGGGTGCTTAAGAACATAGCAATAACTCCGGAACAGCTTGACAAAGCTTTGGAAGGAGAATTGATGTTTGATGGTTCATCAATAGAAGGCTTTGTAAGAATAGAAGAATCCGATATGTATCTGCGTCCAGATCCAAATACCTTTGTCCTCTTTCCCTGGCGTTCAACTGAAGGTACTGCTGTAGCTAGAATGATATGTGATGTTTATACTCCTGATGGCAAACCTTTTATCGGCTGCCCAAGGAGCAATCTACAAAAAATAATAGATGAGGCAAAAGAGATGGGTTATACGATGAATGTTGGACCTGAAGCAGAGTTTTTCCTCTTCAACACTTCATCTGAAGGAAAACCTACATTAGATACACATGATCAGGCTGGTTACTTTGATCTAGCACCAGTTGATCACGGGGAAGATGCAAGAAGAGATATGGTAATTACTTTACAGGATCTTGGCTTTGAAATAGAAGCAAGTCACCACGAAGTTGCACCAGGACAGCACGAAATTGACTTCAAATATGATGATGCTTTAAGTACAGCTGATAATATCATGACCTTCAAATATGTTGTAAGAGCAATAGCCAAACGTCACGGCCTTCATGCTACCTTTATGCCAAAACCTATCTTTGGAATTAACGGATCAGGAATGCATGCAAACATGAGTCTTTTTAAAGATGGGGAAAATGCATTTTTTGACCCAAATGGAGAAAATCAATTAAGTGATGAATGCAGATACTTTATTGGTGGGTTAATTAAACACGCTAAAGCTATCGCAGCTATCACTAACCCTACTGTTAATTCTTACAAAAGGCTTGTACCTGGCTATGAAGCTCCAGTCTATATAGCATGGAGTGAGAAAAACAGAAGTCCATTAATTAGGATTCCTGCCAAAAGAGATGTATCTACCAGAGTAGAAATGAGAAACCCAGACCCATCCTGTAACCCTTATCTAGCAACTGCTGTAATGTTAAAAGCTGGGCTTGAAGGCATAAAAAATAAAATTGTCCCTCCTGCCCCAACAATTGAAAACATTTACGAAATGGATAAAGCTGAGATGGAAAAAAGAGGTATATCACAATTGCCAACAAACCTTAAAGAAGCAATAGAAGCCCTATCAGAAGACGAGGTAATAAAAGATGCATTAGGGCCCCATGTTTATGAAAGATTCGTGGAAGCCAAAATGCTAGAATGGGAAGATTATTCTATCACGGTACATCCGTGGGAAATAGATCAGTATCTAACCAAGTTTTAA